A genomic stretch from Mycobacterium cookii includes:
- a CDS encoding cytochrome P450, with translation MTTTSDLPVIPAQRATRCPLAPPTEFADWRQAPGLQRAIWNGQQVWSVSRYHDIRAALVDPRLSAKTLPEIFEQPSEAPVIFARTDDPEHQRLRRMMTSQFTFRRTEAMRPQIQDLVDKYLDAMIDKGPPADIVRDFGLPVPSLVIALLLGVPPEDLEIFHHNTAAGLDVNSTDEERAQGFIEMYSYIQELVARKQRDPGDDLLSRLITDYVATGQLDYNTVAVNGVIMMQAGHETTANMISLGTVALLDHPEVYERLGQTDDPAVIANAVEELMRYLSIVHAQVDRIATEDLTLGGQQIRAGDRLLMNLPAGNWDSEFVASPETLDIARSARGHLAFGYGAHQCIGANLARVEMQVAFATLARRLPGLQLAVPADELKFKDADIYGMKELPVTW, from the coding sequence ATGACAACAACTTCCGATCTGCCCGTGATTCCGGCGCAACGTGCCACGCGCTGCCCGCTCGCGCCGCCGACCGAGTTCGCGGACTGGCGGCAAGCGCCCGGCCTGCAGCGGGCCATCTGGAATGGCCAACAGGTGTGGTCGGTGAGCCGCTACCACGACATCAGGGCCGCTCTGGTCGATCCACGGCTGTCGGCGAAGACGCTGCCGGAGATATTCGAGCAGCCAAGCGAGGCACCGGTGATCTTCGCCCGGACGGACGATCCCGAGCATCAACGGCTACGGCGAATGATGACCAGCCAATTCACGTTCAGACGCACCGAGGCAATGCGGCCGCAGATCCAGGACCTGGTCGACAAATACCTGGACGCGATGATCGACAAGGGGCCGCCTGCCGATATCGTCCGCGACTTTGGCCTGCCGGTCCCGTCGCTGGTGATCGCGCTGCTGCTGGGCGTCCCACCGGAAGATCTCGAGATCTTTCATCACAACACCGCCGCCGGTTTGGACGTGAACTCCACCGACGAGGAAAGAGCGCAGGGCTTCATCGAGATGTACTCGTACATCCAGGAGCTGGTAGCGAGAAAGCAACGCGACCCCGGCGACGACTTGCTCAGCCGCCTCATCACCGACTATGTCGCGACCGGCCAACTCGACTACAACACCGTGGCCGTCAACGGCGTGATCATGATGCAGGCCGGGCACGAAACCACCGCCAACATGATCTCGCTGGGCACCGTTGCGCTGCTAGATCATCCGGAAGTTTACGAGCGTCTCGGTCAAACCGACGATCCCGCCGTCATCGCCAACGCGGTCGAGGAGCTCATGCGTTATCTCTCGATCGTGCACGCTCAAGTGGATCGCATCGCAACCGAAGATCTCACCCTCGGTGGTCAGCAGATCCGCGCGGGCGACAGGTTGCTGATGAATCTGCCGGCCGGTAACTGGGACAGCGAATTCGTCGCCAGCCCTGAGACATTGGACATCGCCCGAAGCGCCCGCGGGCACCTGGCTTTCGGCTACGGAGCTCACCAGTGCATCGGCGCCAACCTGGCGCGTGTCGAAATGCAGGTGGCGTTCGCCACGCTGGCTCGCCGACTGCCGGGCCTGCAACTGGCGGTGCCCGCCGACGAACTGAAGTTCAAGGATGCCGACATCTACGGCATGAAAGAGCTGCCGGTGACCTGGTGA
- a CDS encoding Hsp70 family protein: MAGFVERVGKSDNLKPADGSKHDPALLLVEALDALITATGGAASKSNITMAVPGYWDADALRVLQDALSTHAGFVHSGISPRLVTDSAAALTALNADSHLPANGVVALLDFGGSGTSITLADAASGFTPIVDTVRYPEFSGDLVDQALMVHVLDSVGHVNGADPASTGVVAQFAGLREECRLAKERLSKETSTEIVVELSGRRSHVEVSRAELDNVIEDRLSGLLSAFDDVLRANRIRCKDIAAVAMAGGGAKIPVVAQRLSSHTKASVITAVQPGFAMAVGAVMLAARHPIEQQEEEAAVEVPTMATLVGASTGSFATSSGTFAAPTDALGPPTGTFDASTGTFTAPADAFFNGAPSEALQELAWSQADDSGDEPVFYTGEPYDDDDRATPSQLMQLPRIEALDAQQRGNRLPQLFLGLAALVSMVAIGGVAFTLTSSPGNRAPTLPSSTTAVPRPPVSSQLPSPSPLLPPPSAEPSLTQAPPPPVSEAPPATSEAPPPPPPPVTTYEPPPTTRAPVTTTTQQPTTTTPPVSSTTPSTTPPPPPPPTSTSPTVAMTTTYLNLPFVPVPIPVQVPEGQGGAQQQPQNPYQQQNPYQQNPYQQSPYQQQNPYMNPGYGY; encoded by the coding sequence ATGGCCGGCTTCGTCGAACGAGTCGGGAAGTCGGACAACCTCAAGCCGGCCGACGGTTCGAAGCACGACCCCGCGCTCCTGTTGGTCGAGGCGCTGGATGCGCTGATCACCGCTACTGGCGGTGCTGCGTCGAAGTCGAACATCACCATGGCCGTTCCGGGGTATTGGGACGCGGATGCGTTGCGTGTCCTGCAAGACGCGTTGAGCACGCACGCCGGCTTCGTGCACAGCGGCATCTCGCCGCGACTGGTCACGGACTCCGCTGCCGCGCTAACCGCGTTGAACGCCGATTCCCACCTTCCGGCCAATGGTGTTGTCGCGCTGCTTGATTTCGGCGGCAGCGGCACGAGCATCACGTTGGCCGACGCCGCATCGGGCTTCACCCCGATCGTCGACACCGTGCGTTATCCGGAATTCTCTGGCGACCTCGTCGACCAGGCGCTCATGGTGCACGTGCTGGACAGCGTCGGTCACGTCAACGGCGCCGATCCCGCGAGCACCGGTGTCGTTGCGCAATTCGCTGGTCTGCGCGAGGAATGCCGTCTGGCCAAAGAGCGACTGTCCAAAGAAACGTCCACCGAGATCGTGGTTGAGCTGTCCGGCCGGCGCTCCCACGTGGAGGTGAGCCGGGCCGAGCTCGACAACGTGATCGAGGACCGTCTCAGCGGTTTGCTCTCGGCGTTCGATGACGTGTTGCGTGCCAACAGGATTCGTTGCAAAGACATCGCGGCAGTGGCGATGGCCGGTGGTGGCGCCAAGATTCCGGTTGTCGCCCAGCGTCTTTCGTCGCACACCAAAGCTTCGGTGATTACCGCCGTGCAGCCCGGATTCGCGATGGCGGTCGGCGCGGTGATGCTGGCGGCCCGGCACCCGATCGAGCAGCAGGAGGAAGAGGCCGCGGTCGAGGTACCGACGATGGCCACCCTGGTCGGTGCGTCCACCGGCAGCTTCGCGACGTCGAGCGGGACGTTCGCCGCGCCTACGGATGCGCTCGGTCCCCCCACCGGCACGTTCGACGCATCGACCGGCACGTTCACCGCCCCGGCCGATGCGTTCTTCAACGGCGCACCCTCGGAGGCGCTTCAGGAGCTGGCCTGGTCGCAGGCCGACGATTCCGGCGACGAGCCGGTGTTCTACACGGGCGAACCCTATGACGACGACGACCGCGCGACGCCGTCACAGCTAATGCAATTGCCGAGAATCGAAGCGCTCGACGCGCAGCAGCGGGGAAACCGGCTGCCGCAGCTCTTCCTGGGGCTTGCCGCGCTGGTCTCGATGGTCGCTATCGGCGGCGTGGCGTTCACGTTGACCAGTAGCCCAGGCAACCGGGCGCCCACCTTGCCGAGCAGCACCACGGCGGTGCCGCGACCACCAGTGAGCTCGCAGCTCCCGTCGCCGAGCCCGCTGTTGCCGCCGCCCAGCGCGGAGCCGTCACTCACCCAAGCGCCGCCCCCACCCGTAAGTGAAGCGCCGCCGGCCACCAGCGAAGCGCCGCCCCCGCCACCGCCGCCGGTGACCACCTACGAGCCGCCGCCGACCACCAGGGCGCCGGTCACGACCACCACGCAGCAGCCGACGACCACGACGCCGCCGGTCAGCAGCACGACCCCGAGCACGACGCCTCCTCCGCCGCCCCCGCCGACGAGCACGTCGCCGACGGTGGCGATGACGACGACCTATCTGAACCTGCCGTTCGTGCCGGTACCAATCCCGGTACAGGTGCCCGAGGGGCAGGGCGGGGCGCAGCAGCAGCCGCAGAACCCCTACCAGCAACAGAACCCCTACCAGCAGAATCCCTATCAGCAGAGCCCGTATCAGCAGCAGAACCCCTACATGAATCCGGGTTACGGCTACTAG
- a CDS encoding Zn-ribbon domain-containing OB-fold protein: MGEQIPLVDYLVLDDGNPHLRAQECVNCGARFFDRRNACASCFASEFTTVSIPTEGTVRAFTIVTFAAPGIPTPFVASVVDCDGTQVRANLVNVEPDPEHVHDGMKVRLATFPIGADSAGTEAIGFGFEPAI, from the coding sequence ATGGGCGAGCAGATTCCGCTGGTCGACTACTTGGTGCTCGACGACGGCAACCCGCATCTCCGAGCGCAGGAATGCGTGAACTGCGGCGCCCGATTCTTTGATCGGCGCAACGCCTGCGCGTCATGCTTTGCGTCCGAATTCACCACGGTTTCGATACCGACCGAAGGCACGGTGCGAGCGTTCACAATTGTCACTTTCGCCGCTCCCGGCATCCCCACCCCATTTGTCGCCTCGGTGGTCGACTGCGACGGCACCCAAGTGCGCGCCAATCTGGTCAATGTCGAGCCCGACCCCGAACACGTTCACGACGGAATGAAGGTGCGGCTGGCAACGTTCCCGATCGGCGCCGACTCGGCGGGGACCGAGGCGATCGGCTTCGGCTTCGAGCCCGCGATCTGA
- a CDS encoding cutinase family protein — translation MLNMCVVQIGRVLLAALVILGGLLGAPTQVSAAQPCPDVEAVFARGTGEPAGVGGIGEPFVDELRTAVAPKSLDVYPVNYEASSNFSDRVEFAQSVVDGIKDASNHIEATAANCPKTRIVLGGYSQGAVVSGFVTSAAVPAGIPAEYVSFLPKPMPPEIANHVAAVTLFGKPSAAWLQNYGAPTITIGPLYAPKTLDLCAAGDTICNGDSGALPTFAHASYPANGMTAQAAGYAASHL, via the coding sequence ATGTTGAACATGTGTGTCGTCCAGATCGGTCGTGTCCTTCTTGCCGCGCTGGTGATCCTTGGCGGGTTGCTGGGCGCACCCACGCAGGTCTCGGCTGCGCAGCCATGTCCGGATGTCGAGGCGGTGTTCGCCCGCGGCACCGGTGAGCCGGCCGGCGTCGGAGGCATCGGGGAGCCGTTCGTCGACGAACTGCGCACCGCGGTCGCCCCCAAGTCGTTGGACGTGTACCCGGTCAACTACGAGGCCAGCAGCAACTTTTCCGACCGCGTCGAGTTCGCCCAGAGCGTCGTCGACGGGATCAAAGACGCCAGCAATCACATCGAGGCCACCGCCGCGAATTGCCCCAAGACCAGAATCGTGTTGGGCGGGTACTCCCAGGGCGCGGTGGTGTCCGGCTTCGTCACGTCGGCCGCTGTCCCGGCGGGCATCCCAGCGGAATACGTGTCCTTTCTGCCGAAGCCGATGCCACCGGAGATCGCCAATCACGTTGCCGCAGTGACGCTCTTCGGGAAGCCGTCAGCTGCGTGGCTGCAGAATTACGGCGCACCCACGATCACCATCGGTCCGCTGTATGCGCCCAAGACCCTCGACTTGTGCGCCGCCGGCGACACGATCTGTAACGGCGATTCCGGAGCGTTGCCGACTTTCGCCCACGCCTCGTACCCGGCCAATGGCATGACGGCGCAAGCCGCGGGTTACGCCGCCAGCCACCTCTAG
- a CDS encoding TetR/AcrR family transcriptional regulator, translating into MTAVTDRPLRADAARNAERILRAARQVYDEVGPDAAVEAIAQRAGVGERTLYRRFPTKAELIRAALDLCIAEDLVPTIQDARGATDPLHGLAELIDAAISLGARERNLLTAARRAGSLTPDVSTALDEALTELAQRGQQAGTVRPDLVPADLPRLVAMLHSVLWTMDPGSDGWRRYVALMLDAISVTDRRPLPPAPVLRFVPETDSWPL; encoded by the coding sequence ATGACCGCGGTGACCGACCGTCCGTTACGCGCCGACGCTGCGCGCAACGCCGAGCGGATCCTGCGGGCCGCACGCCAGGTCTACGACGAAGTCGGGCCCGATGCCGCCGTCGAGGCGATCGCCCAGCGGGCCGGCGTCGGCGAACGAACGCTCTACCGCAGATTTCCGACGAAGGCCGAACTGATCCGGGCGGCCCTGGACCTCTGCATCGCCGAGGACCTCGTGCCGACGATCCAGGACGCTCGCGGCGCCACTGACCCGCTGCACGGTCTGGCGGAGCTGATCGATGCGGCGATATCGCTGGGCGCCCGGGAGCGCAACCTGCTGACCGCCGCCCGCAGGGCTGGGTCCCTGACCCCTGACGTGTCGACCGCGCTGGACGAGGCGCTCACGGAGCTCGCCCAGCGCGGCCAGCAAGCCGGGACCGTCCGGCCCGACCTGGTGCCCGCCGACCTGCCGCGGTTGGTCGCGATGCTGCACAGCGTGCTGTGGACGATGGATCCGGGCAGCGACGGTTGGCGCCGCTACGTGGCGCTCATGCTGGACGCGATATCCGTCACGGATCGACGGCCGTTGCCCCCGGCGCCGGTGCTCCGATTTGTGCCGGAAACAGACAGCTGGCCGCTGTAA
- a CDS encoding STAS domain-containing protein, with amino-acid sequence MTITTKPRSARMRIAGDLDYETVDELVAAASQVLAQQSDLEELHLDFSELTFLDSAALSGLLLIHRRTSHSGIELRLDHRPPFLDRVLQVTGLFGHFVSSDSDVAAGDSALLGQVTTGETSVR; translated from the coding sequence ATGACTATCACCACGAAGCCACGATCGGCCCGTATGCGCATCGCCGGTGACTTGGACTACGAAACCGTCGACGAACTCGTCGCCGCCGCGTCACAGGTGCTTGCCCAACAGTCCGATCTGGAGGAACTGCACCTCGACTTCAGCGAGCTGACCTTTCTCGACTCGGCTGCCCTGTCCGGCCTGCTTCTCATCCACCGCCGGACCTCGCACTCCGGAATCGAACTTCGTCTCGACCACCGCCCGCCGTTCCTCGACCGCGTCCTGCAGGTGACCGGGCTGTTCGGGCACTTCGTCTCGTCCGACTCTGACGTCGCGGCCGGCGACTCGGCCCTGTTGGGCCAGGTCACCACCGGCGAGACCAGCGTTCGTTGA
- a CDS encoding SDR family NAD(P)-dependent oxidoreductase yields MRFDGQVAVITGAGNGLGKEYALLLASRGARVLVNDIGGSVTGAGSDAHAATAVAAEIRRRGGEAIPDTTSVNRPEGGQAIVDAAVDAWGRVDIVINNAGIVRDAPFEDITADRLDPLLDVHLRGAFYVTRPAWKVMREQQYGRILNTCSAAGLLGAERMSNYGAAKTGLVGLTRVLAAEGAERNIKVNAIAPIAYTRMLAHSVDTALPPDDPSAQAVLDDLVAQYLQKLDPALVAPVAAFLTHRDCPVSGEIYTVGAGHVARFFIGRTKGFYSRALSVEQVRDHLDEIRDEAGYTVPVGPADEMAELFATIMADQPG; encoded by the coding sequence ATGCGGTTCGACGGCCAGGTCGCGGTGATCACCGGCGCCGGCAATGGTCTGGGCAAGGAGTACGCGCTGTTGCTCGCCTCGCGGGGGGCCCGCGTGCTGGTCAACGACATCGGCGGCTCGGTCACCGGAGCGGGTTCGGACGCCCACGCGGCGACCGCTGTCGCCGCCGAGATTCGCCGGCGCGGCGGCGAGGCCATCCCCGACACCACCAGCGTGAACAGGCCCGAAGGCGGACAGGCGATTGTCGACGCCGCTGTGGACGCCTGGGGACGCGTCGACATCGTGATCAACAACGCCGGTATCGTCCGCGACGCGCCGTTCGAGGACATCACCGCCGACCGACTCGACCCGTTGCTCGACGTACATCTCAGAGGTGCGTTCTATGTCACCAGGCCCGCGTGGAAGGTCATGCGCGAGCAGCAATACGGACGAATCCTCAACACCTGCTCGGCCGCGGGACTGCTTGGCGCCGAACGGATGAGCAACTACGGCGCGGCGAAAACCGGGTTGGTCGGCTTGACCCGAGTGCTGGCCGCGGAGGGCGCCGAACGCAACATCAAGGTCAACGCGATCGCGCCGATCGCCTACACCCGGATGTTGGCGCACTCGGTCGACACCGCCCTGCCACCGGATGACCCGTCAGCGCAGGCCGTACTGGATGACCTTGTGGCGCAATATCTTCAGAAGCTTGACCCGGCATTGGTCGCCCCTGTGGCTGCCTTCCTCACGCACCGGGACTGTCCGGTGTCCGGCGAGATCTACACCGTCGGCGCTGGACACGTCGCCCGATTCTTCATCGGCCGCACGAAAGGCTTCTACAGTCGCGCGCTGTCCGTCGAGCAAGTTCGTGACCATCTCGACGAGATCCGCGACGAGGCCGGCTACACCGTGCCGGTCGGTCCGGCCGACGAGATGGCCGAATTGTTCGCAACGATCATGGCCGACCAGCCCGGCTGA
- a CDS encoding PP2C family protein-serine/threonine phosphatase — protein MQDGSSVRVETDHESLWTYVACPTLVVDRAGSIQALSASAQSLIPEAEPGVRLDVAVGWLSPVHDRLVQTTAIHDNRESFNASGPVGGRRFDAHHAMLPGGEVAWSLVEDTGQVLRDAQQALTREHERAAFLLEASSVLMASLNIDRCREATVQLAARDLADAAVVVAPAGRGRRMPVFYCDASGDVEQRSVDADPMSVTGLSEALRGFPPVPSRWIDAATLPAWLIPHGFQGPVGSVMITPLPGHGVSAGALVLLRHAEEGVFSEGEEVLARLFAARAGAALSAARLYAEQAAITRTLMRDLLPPQLHPVHGIEFAGGYRASEDYEVVGGDFYDVHPASTPEGETLVVLGDVCGKGLEAAMLTGKIRNTLQALTPMAADHQAVLELLNGALLSTEHARFTTLVLASAANREGGVALRLTSAGHLPPLIVRDGGHVEQADTAGTLIGALPNIETQSFETLLAPGETCVLYTDGVTEARGGPLGNYMFGEERLAAALSECSGMPATAVVERVMMLATQWIGQQVHDDIAVVAITAPRRTHLSAVDGHTRGRFTA, from the coding sequence ATGCAAGATGGGTCCTCGGTACGGGTTGAAACCGACCACGAATCACTGTGGACCTACGTCGCGTGTCCAACACTTGTGGTCGATCGGGCCGGATCCATCCAAGCGCTGAGCGCCTCGGCCCAGTCCTTGATCCCCGAAGCGGAGCCCGGGGTTCGCCTCGATGTCGCCGTCGGGTGGCTGTCGCCCGTACACGATCGACTCGTACAAACCACCGCGATTCATGACAACCGGGAGTCGTTCAACGCCTCCGGCCCGGTGGGCGGGCGGCGGTTCGACGCACACCACGCCATGCTGCCCGGAGGAGAGGTGGCGTGGTCACTGGTCGAGGACACCGGCCAGGTGTTACGCGACGCGCAGCAAGCGCTGACCAGGGAACACGAACGCGCGGCTTTCCTGCTCGAGGCGTCGTCTGTGCTGATGGCGTCACTGAACATCGACCGCTGCCGCGAAGCGACGGTGCAGCTCGCGGCGCGGGACCTCGCCGACGCGGCAGTCGTCGTCGCTCCCGCGGGCCGCGGCCGTCGGATGCCGGTGTTCTACTGCGACGCATCAGGAGATGTCGAGCAGCGCAGTGTCGACGCCGACCCGATGTCGGTGACGGGTCTGAGCGAGGCGTTGCGGGGATTCCCGCCGGTTCCCTCGCGCTGGATCGACGCCGCGACGCTGCCGGCGTGGCTGATTCCGCACGGCTTCCAGGGGCCGGTGGGCTCGGTGATGATCACTCCCCTGCCCGGTCACGGCGTATCGGCGGGCGCACTGGTGCTGCTGCGGCACGCCGAGGAGGGCGTCTTCAGCGAGGGTGAAGAGGTACTGGCACGGTTGTTCGCGGCGCGCGCCGGCGCCGCGCTGTCGGCCGCACGGCTTTACGCCGAGCAGGCGGCGATCACCCGCACGCTGATGCGTGACCTGCTGCCTCCCCAACTGCACCCGGTGCACGGCATCGAGTTCGCCGGCGGCTACCGGGCCTCAGAAGACTATGAAGTGGTCGGCGGGGACTTCTACGACGTACACCCGGCGTCCACGCCCGAGGGCGAGACGCTCGTCGTCCTGGGAGACGTCTGCGGTAAGGGCCTGGAAGCCGCGATGCTGACCGGCAAAATCCGTAACACGCTGCAGGCGCTGACGCCGATGGCCGCCGACCATCAGGCCGTTCTCGAGTTGCTCAACGGCGCGCTGCTGTCGACCGAACACGCCCGGTTCACCACGCTGGTGCTTGCCTCGGCCGCCAACCGCGAGGGCGGGGTGGCGTTGCGGTTGACCAGCGCCGGACACCTGCCTCCGCTGATCGTGCGAGACGGTGGGCACGTGGAGCAGGCCGACACGGCGGGCACCCTGATCGGGGCGTTGCCGAACATCGAAACCCAATCGTTCGAGACCTTGCTGGCGCCGGGCGAGACGTGCGTGCTCTACACCGACGGTGTCACGGAAGCGCGCGGCGGCCCGCTGGGCAATTACATGTTCGGCGAAGAACGGCTGGCCGCCGCGCTGTCCGAGTGCTCCGGGATGCCCGCCACCGCGGTGGTCGAACGCGTGATGATGTTGGCCACGCAGTGGATCGGGCAGCAGGTGCACGACGACATCGCCGTCGTCGCCATCACCGCCCCGCGCCGCACCCACCTGAGCGCCGTCGACGGCCACACCCGGGGAAGGTTCACGGCTTGA
- a CDS encoding L,D-transpeptidase, which translates to MRAVSRSVLAALSVAASLVADPTGVSSAATSPSVKSEIASIQPKSDQVVGVAHPVIVNFRAPVVNRRAVEQALRIRATPPMSGKFEWLDNTAVQWVPDRYWPAHSTIALSVGGLSTDLRTGPAVLGVADISDHTFTVSIDGAHAGPPRPAPHHQAHWGEDGVMPASMGRPEFPTPVGVYTVMSKDRSLIMDSSTVGVPISDPAGYRVPVDYATRITSRGLFVHSAPWAINALGHENVSHGCISLSPADAEWYFNTVNIGDPVVVKE; encoded by the coding sequence ATGCGGGCGGTTTCTCGGTCTGTTCTCGCGGCGCTCAGCGTTGCCGCGTCCCTCGTCGCCGACCCGACCGGCGTGAGCAGTGCCGCGACGAGCCCGTCGGTGAAGTCCGAGATCGCTTCGATACAACCGAAATCCGATCAAGTTGTGGGTGTGGCACACCCTGTGATCGTCAACTTCCGCGCGCCCGTCGTCAACCGGCGTGCCGTCGAGCAAGCCCTGAGAATCAGGGCCACACCGCCGATGTCCGGTAAGTTCGAGTGGCTCGATAACACTGCTGTGCAATGGGTTCCGGACCGATACTGGCCGGCGCACAGCACGATCGCGCTGTCGGTGGGCGGCTTGTCGACCGACCTCAGGACAGGTCCGGCCGTCCTCGGCGTCGCGGACATCTCCGACCACACATTCACCGTGAGCATCGACGGCGCCCACGCCGGACCGCCGCGGCCAGCCCCGCACCACCAGGCCCACTGGGGCGAAGACGGGGTGATGCCGGCTTCGATGGGCCGGCCGGAGTTTCCGACGCCTGTCGGTGTCTACACTGTGATGTCCAAAGACCGCTCTCTGATTATGGATTCGAGCACCGTCGGCGTTCCGATCTCCGATCCGGCCGGTTACCGGGTGCCAGTCGATTACGCCACCCGCATAACCAGCCGCGGACTGTTCGTGCATTCAGCACCGTGGGCAATCAATGCGCTGGGTCACGAGAATGTCAGCCACGGCTGCATCAGCTTGAGCCCCGCGGACGCCGAATGGTACTTCAACACCGTCAACATCGGCGACCCGGTAGTCGTCAAGGAATAG
- a CDS encoding cobalamin B12-binding domain-containing protein: protein MSSHDVDSAATRAVATDLAQVREQLWGAVIDCDEYAAVATIYAAMDAGVPPEDVLLEVIAPVQQKIGAEWAANRIRIAQEHAATAINDRAVAALAHHPAGRTTAHTGKVTVACVDGEWHALPARLLAETLRLRGWQVDFLGAQVPTPHLIAHLHQSGPDAVALSCSIPTRLPTAHAAITACQAAGVAVLAGGAAFGPDGRFARQLGADAWAPDARAAAELLAEGFLSTHLSSNRQPIDDLPHLVDQEYTTVSQTATQLITETLATLESRIPAMREYSDFERQRTAEDIAHIVEFLVAGLYTDDDELFTGFMLWTAGILAARGVPAATLFPALELLGKQLLEFPRSKRLLDAAKSALAGEKRPATDPQLNT from the coding sequence TTGAGCTCTCACGACGTCGACTCCGCCGCCACGCGGGCCGTCGCCACTGATTTAGCTCAGGTGCGGGAACAACTCTGGGGAGCTGTCATCGACTGCGACGAATACGCAGCAGTGGCAACGATCTACGCGGCCATGGATGCAGGGGTGCCGCCGGAAGACGTGTTGCTCGAGGTGATTGCACCCGTCCAGCAGAAGATCGGCGCTGAATGGGCCGCCAACCGGATCAGAATCGCCCAGGAACACGCGGCCACGGCCATCAACGACCGCGCGGTCGCCGCGCTCGCTCATCACCCCGCCGGCCGCACGACCGCGCACACCGGCAAAGTCACGGTTGCCTGCGTCGACGGCGAGTGGCACGCGTTGCCAGCCCGTCTGCTGGCCGAGACACTGCGGCTGCGCGGGTGGCAGGTCGACTTTCTGGGCGCTCAGGTCCCCACCCCACACCTCATCGCCCACCTGCATCAGAGTGGACCCGACGCCGTCGCGCTGTCCTGCTCCATCCCCACCCGGCTGCCGACCGCGCACGCGGCGATCACCGCCTGCCAAGCCGCGGGAGTGGCGGTGCTGGCCGGGGGCGCGGCATTCGGCCCCGATGGCCGCTTCGCCCGGCAGTTGGGCGCCGACGCGTGGGCTCCGGACGCGCGCGCGGCCGCCGAGCTGCTGGCCGAGGGGTTTTTGAGCACGCATCTGTCGTCGAACCGTCAGCCCATCGACGACCTGCCGCACCTGGTCGACCAGGAGTACACCACGGTCAGCCAGACGGCCACGCAGCTGATCACGGAGACGCTCGCGACGCTGGAGAGCCGGATCCCCGCGATGCGCGAGTACAGCGACTTCGAGCGGCAGCGGACCGCCGAGGACATCGCCCATATCGTCGAATTCCTGGTGGCGGGCCTCTATACCGACGACGACGAGCTGTTCACCGGCTTCATGCTCTGGACCGCCGGCATCCTCGCCGCCCGCGGCGTACCGGCAGCGACGCTGTTTCCGGCACTCGAACTTTTGGGTAAACAACTGCTTGAGTTTCCCCGCAGTAAGCGTCTCCTCGACGCAGCGAAATCCGCCCTCGCCGGCGAAAAGAGGCCGGCGACCGACCCGCAATTGAATACATGA